One Rhinoraja longicauda isolate Sanriku21f chromosome 14, sRhiLon1.1, whole genome shotgun sequence genomic window, CTGCCCCTCTACCCTGAATCTGCCCCTCTCCCTACCCTGAATCTGCCCCTCTCCCTACCCTGAATCTGCCCCTCTCCCTACCCTGAATCTGCCCCTCTCCCTACCCTGAATCTGCCCCTCTCCCTACCCTGAATCTGCCCCTCTCCCTACCCTGAATCTGCCCCTCTGTACCTTGCtgaaccttcctctctctctgtaGTAACCAGAGCTGCACAGTATTGCCAGCATGGCAACCAGCATCTTGTATGGCTGTAACACCTGGTCCCAACTCCAATGTCGAGCGTCCTGGCCTGTGAGAACAAGCTAAATAACTTCACTACCCCATCCACCTGTGCCGCCTCTTTCAGGGAGCTTTGCACCAAGGTCTCTCCACCAGAGTTTTTAATGATCCTTGCTGTTTGCTGTGTCTGTTTGCTCAGTATTAAATAACCCAAAATGCATCCACCTGCTCCCACGCTGCCCATTTCCCAGCTGGGCTCCTTGCTGCTGTATCCATGGGCAACCAGTGtcgctctccccacccccaacaaccTCGGTAGTGTCAACAAACCTGctgaatcttttttttaatccccaTGTGAACTGCTGATTCCAAGTGCATACAGCACAAGGTATCCCATGGCTCTGAGTCTGTACCTAGTGATATCAGGAGGCAGGTACAGGCCTGAtccactctacattttccttgactaatgtcccctttgatctctcattttcacaccttacccttccacaccaTACATCTAGTTTACCTTTCCCCGACACTCAGTCTTTAGAAAGGTCccgatgtgaaacgtcacccattccttctctccagagatgctgccagtcccactgagttactccaactttttgtgtctatctcctgtgcaAACATGCCTCCCACAGCCAtcgccacccccacactcccctcccgtcTGACTGCTGCTCAGCCTCCCCTCTGACACGGCCTCCTGCCTTGGGCTTACCTGTGATCATGTTATCCTGAAAGACCATTTATGCTGTCTTCATTATGCTGGCAAATGGCTGGAAATAATGTCAATGGtactgtcacatgcactgaggtacagtcaaaTTATTTTTTGCCTATTGTTCAGTAAAAGTACTACCGTTTAAACACATCTTAGTTTCAGTCCAAGTGTTAGTAGTACTCTGAGCAACAGCATAATAgtgggtgtggtggtggagagtggtcctgacttcCAGCCCAGACGGTTCTGACCAGTGGAGAGAGAGTACACCAGGGGTTTGCTCAGGGGAAGCGGGCAGAGATTGTGAGGTTTGGCTGAAACCCCCACTCTTCCTGAGAGGCGGACAGATGCATCTGATGGAGCAGGTGCAAGGAGCTCCCCCTCCCTGGTGGTcctggtgaggtgggggggggggggtcacagtgagTGTTGGTGACCATGCCCTGTGGCCACAGGTGGACACTGCCAAGCTGCTGGGTACCGTATGGATGGTGGGTCATggtgaggggggttggagaggtgggagtgggtcaCGGTGAGTGTTGGTGACCATGCCCTGTGGCCATAGGTGGACACTGCCAAGCTGCTGGGTGCCGTGCGGATGGTGGGTcatggtgaggggggagggtgagtgttGGTGGCCATGCCCTGTGGCCATAGGTGGACACTGCCAAGCTGCTGGGTGCCGTATGGATGGTGGGTcatggtgaggggggagggtgagtgttGGTGAACATTGGTGCCGTGTGCCCACAGGTGGACACTGCCAAGCTGCTGGGTGCCGTGCGGACGGTGGTGCTGAACCAGCTGCTGCTGTCGCTGCCcatggtgctgctgatgttccCGGTCATGCAGTGGAGGGGGAACCCCTGTGGGCCCGAGCTGCCCACCTTCCACTGGGTGCTGCTCGAGCTCTGCTGCCTCGGCCTGCTCGAGGAGGTGCTGTTCTACTACTCCCACAGGTCAGCCCCGCCGGCCAAGGTTCTCACCCTCGCCTCCCCCACctgtgcgccccccccccccccccccggccctacCACTGTGgtcctcaacccctcttctccatcccctctcctccgtcCTGCAGGTCTCCTCTTTCACACCCAGCTCTCCCGTGCCCAGGACTCACCCCGACCCCTCCAATCCCCCCGACCACAATGCCGCACGTGTTAACCTCAATAACTAAACAGTCAGGTGGGGAATTAACATTTCACAAAGCCTTGTTGTAAATATTTGTTGCATGTTGCCCGCGGAGggtaagggaggggagggtggggggtgttaGAGGAGGTGTGGACACACACATCGACGCTCACTGTTGGCCAACATCGTCAACATTTCAACATTGGTCTGCCAGGTTGTTCCATCATCCGACACTTTACAGACACATTCACAAGAAGCACCATGAATGGACAGCTCCCATCGGAATCGTTGCCCTCTACGCCCATCCCATTGAACATGTGGTAAGTGTGGGGATGAATCTGGCCATGTCTGACAATGATCACATTGCCAGAATATTCACAAGCTGCAGAAATCGCCTGAGTCCTGGAGCAGGAATCACAAGCAAAAGTTAGATCAtgtaagatggagattgataaatatttgaaaggaaGGATGGATCAAGGGTTCTGGGGAGCTGGCACTGAGCTGTTGAGGCCAGAGTAGAGGGATGGGCTGGGTCAGCTCGGCAGTGATCATACTGAACAGCagggcaggctcgatgggccgagtggccgacTTGTCTGGCCATGGAGGCAGTGCCTGTGTGGACTTCAGTGTGCGTGAGACCCCCCGCTGTTTGGGCTGGCTTGGGACGGGCCGGGGccctgtggtgggggtgggacgggctGGGGccctgtggtgggggtgggaccGGCTGGGGCCCTGTGTTGGGGGTGGGACCGGCTGGGGCCCTGTGTTGGGGGTGGGACGGGCTGGGGccctgtggtgggggtgggaccGGCTGGGGccctgtggtgggggtgggaccGGCTGGGGccctgtggtgggggtgggaccGGCTGGGGccctgtggtgggggtgggaccGGCTGGGGCCCTGTGTTGGGGGTGGGACCGGCTGGGGccctgtggtgggggtgggaccGGCTGGGGCCCTGTGTTGGGGGTGGGACGGGCTGGGGccctgtggtgggggtgggaccGGCTGGGGCCCTGTGTTGGGGGTGGGACCGGCTGGGGccctgtggtgggggtgggaccGGCTGGGGCCCTGTGTTGGGGGTGGGACCGGCTGGGGccctgtggtgggggtgggacgggctGGGGccctgtggtgggggtgggaccGGCTGGGGccctgtggtgggggtgggaccGGCTGGGGccctgtgtttggggtgggtccCTCTGTGCACAGTGTGAGACGCGATGGGTCCTGCTCTTTGGGGTGGGACGGGATGTGTCCCTCTGATGAGTTGGATGCTGCTGGGTCCCTGTGGGATGGGACATGTGTTTGGGGTGGGACGGGCTGGGTGCCTCCGTTCGGGGTGGGCTGGGTGCCGCTGTTTGGGGTGGGACAGGCTGGGTGCCGTTGCTTGTTGGCATCACTCACCCACCCAgctctcttgcccccccccccagttctccaacatgctgcCGCCCATGGTCGGGCCGATCCTGCTGAGGTCACACGTGGCAACCACGATGCTGTGGTTTTCGTTGGCACTGTTACTATCCACCATTTCTCACTGTGGGTATCACCTCCCACTGCTGCCATCTCCAGAATTCCACGATTTCCATCACCTCCGGTAAGTAGggttgggagtggggagggaagggacgGAGTTTCCCGACTGATTACTCCCCTTGAAGGCGGGGTTCAGTGAGGCAAATGTGAGACCCGTCACGGCCTAGCCTTGACTGACAGCCTTCCAGTCGTGTCGCTGCAGATGATCAGTTAACTGTGGACCCTCattccccagtgtgtgggtgcaGTGCAGATGGTTTAATCCTAACGGGTGTAAGGTGGGCACGTGCAAGGGGGAAGGTTCATGTCCAAAGAGATCTTGGAGACAAGTCCttaagctccctgaaagtggccacacaagtGAATATgggggtaaagaaggcaaatggtgtTCTTGCTTttataggtcagggcattgagtatgtcATGATATAGGCtgcattttggagtattgtgtgcagttctggttgcccccttccaggaaggatgtagagtgtTTAgtaaaggtgcagaggaggttcaccttcGTATtagctggattagaaggtattactaTTAGGGGAGGTTGGGCACATTTGGATTGTTTTTCAAAGCACTGGAAGCTGAGGGGAGTCCAGATAAAAGTGTATAAcattgagaggtatagatagggtggaaatgtcaaatgcaagAGGTGAAAGCTTTAAGGCGAAAGGGGCAACATTTTAGAGGGGAGGTGTGGGACAAGTGTTTTTTTAGTTGTTGGTGCGTGGAAAGTGTTGCCTGTAGGTGATACAATGGTGACATTGAGACAGCATCATATTtggaatgggccaaagggcctgatcctgtgctgtgctaTCAACCCAACCTCTGCACTGAGGCGGTCTTGGGAAACGGGCCAAACAGTTTTACATTGCCTTATCTCAGGTCTTTAAGGTGATGTGGACATGGACTCATTCTATAAAATGATGTGTATTTGCAGGTTTAACCAATGTTTCGGGGTGCTGGGAGTCTTGGATCGCTTGCACCAGACCGACACAGCGTTCAGAGCGAGCAAAGCCTATGAGCGCCACACTCTGCTGCTTGGTCTTGTCCCCCTGTCTGAGACTATTCCCGATTCCCCTAAGAGAAAATGAAGCCAGCTAAACTAACCCACGCGGGTGAGACAGGCTCTGTAACACCTCACCTTTTTCTTTATTAATATTTCTTTCTGGTTTGATTAGATAGCAATTGCCCATTTCTGATTCTCCCACGTCGGATCCAGAGCCACACGGAGAATGAATTGTTTAAATATCTATGCGTGCACTATTGCAGATCTAATTTCTAGAGGATTAATGTAGTCCCTATGGCACACTAGTTCCTGATCTCTTGTTTGTTGTGGGAATTGATGAATTTCGTGCAGCTCATTCAGTCCCATGGTCAGATGGCCAACCCTGCCATTGGCAGGGACGGAGGTATTCACACAGTGTCATTGGTGGTCAGCAGTAACTGATGGCAAAGGGGGAGAAGTCAGATCATCGAGGTGGGTTCTGGGTGAAATTTTAGCATAGAGTACCGTAGAAAAATGCagaaacaaacaatctgctggaaaactcaacgggtcaagcagcatctatggagagaatcgAATATCAAAAATCGATCAGGACAGAGGAGAGTCAGCCAGGATAAAGAGGAGACATGGGGCCTAGGTGATTGTGCAGTGGAGAGGTGAAGGATGGGCAGGGTTGGTGAAGGTGGAGATGGAGACTGCAGGATAAGGAGGCACACTAAAGCTGCCTGTGCTAGTACATAATGGGAACCTATCGGAGAGAGGCGAAAGGTAACTGGAGGGATGAGAAACAGAGCACTTAGCACTTCAAAAGGATCAACAGGAGTTGGAACTTGATCTGTTTGTGACCACAGGAAAAATGAATATGTCTGAGATACAATGACTTCTATCTGATAAAGGCTGAACTGGGTATCACTGCTCCTGCTCTCTAATATATTCTCATAAGCACAAATAAAACCAATTATTCATAACCATAATAGTATTCCATTGAATTCGTGATGCCAGGATATATATTTTGATCAATCTTAACGGATGACATGCACAAATATAGGCCTGAATAATTTAATGCAGGTCAACAAAACTATGCTGCAGTATTGGGTTACAGCATAAAGATGAGATGGAAAATTGGGCAGAGTTGGCAGGCAGAATTTAATTCCAACAAGTAGGAGGTTGACATCTTGGGAAGTCGAATAGGAAAAGATCATATATAGCAAACAGTGGGGTGGTAAGGAATGTTGCAGAAGAGACGGTCTTGGGGGTTCCCGACAGTGGCAGCACAGGTTGATATGGTGGTTGATATAAAGCTTTCCTTTATATATCGGGGCACAGAATAGGACAAAGGAAATTATATTGCAAATTCACTGGTAGCGGACTATTTCCAGCGTCTCTCTTTGATCAAATCCCACTGGGTCTGCTTTAGAATCATCTTTCCATATATACAAATGTACCAAAGTGCGTGAGAATTCGAATTTTTGTAAGAAAGAATTGGCATGGGCTTGCAGCAGAATTGGCTGGATTCAAGGATGTGTGGAAATTAGCGGCATGGTTCAAGGGAGGACTTGGGGCCACATACAAGATGAACTCTGTTACACACCAAAATGTGCTTACCTCAGCAGCATTACTAAACGTATTTGGACAATGAAGGTAGCTAGTCACAAACTGAAAGGTGACTCGTGCTTTtaaaaaacaatcgcacaaatgTCATTTTAgtgttttttaattttttgtccattttaattgatttttataTAAAAAGAAAGCAGAGTTACCACAAATTACAAAGGGCAAAACACTAGCCAGAAAGAACCACATCAGACTAAAAAGCAAAGACTAAATGATTAAGTTTATGTTACAAGCTCTTGTTCAAGTATTTTACAAGTTTTTTAAAAGTGGGGTAAAACTGCGCATGTGGTAGTTTTTAGTATAACAGCAGCCAGCATAAGGAGATTCACCAGCATCTTAACAGGCCTCTGAGCATTTCACTTCAGTCTAATGTTCCACTGCAGCACTCAACCTAACTCTAAACTTCAGCAATTAAACTGCTGAATAACTGCAGGCCTGTTCTTGGCTCATTAAAGCACAGTACGTACCCCCTTGCGAACCATCAATGGTCGTTCGTTGCATTGAAAACTGAATATCCTATCAACATCCTTGGCAAATGAGACCAGAGACCATCACAAATCAAGCACTCCTGACAGAGGAAGAGGATTGGAAGCACACGTCAATGCAGCGGCAATGATGGCAACTCGACCCTGGACTAGCTTGGTGTTAAAGGGAAAGCCATATGGTGCTCCAGTGACTGTTCATTGGCAGAGATTAACCCCGAGCCCCAAATCCCTCCTGTCCTGAATGGACAGGCTGTTGCACAAGTGGATTCGAATGAAACATTGAAATACACTTACTGACAGGCTTTATTTTCGGTTGAATATATTAAAAGTAAACAATGACTCTGTCTTCATGTGTGAACTGACAGGAGCTTGAAATGGAAAGGAATGTGAGTGGTGTAAACACGGGCTAATGTCGGTGGAAGGCTGCAGACAAGAAGGATTCCACAACTCTCAAAAAGAAAACCAGACCAAGAAACTCTCCAAATCCAGCACCATTTCTGAGCCACCAATGACCTGAGAACTTAGCATCAGCAAAGGGATTAAGATTTTCCACTTTATTCTTCCTCTTTTCATTCTGTCCCTTTCAAAAAAAAAACCAAGGTCAATAAGCCAAGAATTTTAAAagcaggtttagagatacaaatggAGTATATCAACTTGCAGAGTACTTAAACACCAGAGTTGCTCTTCAACTTTAGTACGACAGGAGCTGCCACATCTATGCCATGAGCCATATCTGCGGTCAGACTCACCCCCTCAGCAGGAAGCAACACCCCAGCATCTGTAAGATGTTGCAGAGAAGGTTTGCTTTCTGTTCGTCTTCTACTGCACTAGATACCCACTCTCAATTTGGGCAACAGCACAGGGAATAACTGCACGAACAGGAGGAAGTGCAGCTTAATTAACCCCACACCTGCCATGTTCACTGACCTTCCTGAGAGGCGTTTAAGTGTCAGTCCCCTTGGATAATTATCAGCTGGGACTTCAGTCTGCCAGATGTGTGAAGCGGGTTTCTAACTATACGCATTTTACAACTTTAGCACTCATC contains:
- the faxdc2 gene encoding LOW QUALITY PROTEIN: fatty acid hydroxylase domain-containing protein 2 (The sequence of the model RefSeq protein was modified relative to this genomic sequence to represent the inferred CDS: substituted 1 base at 1 genomic stop codon) — translated: MQDWGEPSKWAAPRRQERRVWDSVKKATFILGSGLFVFAAFRNSVTWXVAQGWAGGWVGSQHGGLPAWASQHESALSPCAGAMVMPTLAFWLVNGLLLIVDVTGRPQLITRYRILAGDRQPVDTAKLLGAVRTVVLNQLLLSLPMVLLMFPVMQWRGNPCGPELPTFHWVLLELCCLGLLEEVLFYYSHRLFHHPTLYRHIHKKHHEWTAPIGIVALYAHPIEHVFSNMLPPMVGPILLRSHVATTMLWFSLALLLSTISHCGYHLPLLPSPEFHDFHHLRFNQCFGVLGVLDRLHQTDTAFRASKAYERHTLLLGLVPLSETIPDSPKRK